Below is a genomic region from Rosa chinensis cultivar Old Blush chromosome 5, RchiOBHm-V2, whole genome shotgun sequence.
GCTACATAGCATGTTTGTGTATAGTTTTCAAGTATATGAATGGCCAGTGTCACTTTAAAAAAGGTGGAAGGTTGGTGTAGGAACTTTTTCTGGTCTGGTTCAATTGATAAGCGTGGAATTCCTTTGATTTCTTGGAAGACATGTTGCTTACCTTATGAGGAGGGTGGCTTGGGTCTTAAACAACTAGTGGTTCTTAATCGTTCTCTTCTCTTAAAGCGTTGTTGGGatgttttttcttcaaattcacCGGGTGGTACTTTTATTCGTGCTCGATTTTGGCGGAATGGCAATGTACGTCGCTCTTATGCTGCATCCTCTATCTGGCCTGGTGTGAAAAAGTTTTGGCAGATTGTCTATGATAATTCAAGGTGGTTGATTGGCTCTGGTTCTAAAGTTTCTTTTTGGAGGGATAACTAGCTTGGAGAGGCCTCTCATTGATTTCTTTGAGGGACATATTGGTATGGTGGATGATCTAAATGGTACAGTGGCAGATTTTATTTCTAATGGAGCTTGGAATCTTCCTCCTTTATTACAACTTCACTTCCCAGGTCTTTGCGACCTTATTGAGCAGGTTCCCATTGCTTCTGATCCTTTAGCTATTGATGAACTTATTTGGTCTGCAGCATCATCTGGTAACCTTACTACAAAGGactcttttcaatttttaagaCCGCATGCTCCTTCGGCTTCTTGGAGTAAGTCTATTTGGTCGAAATTCATTACACCCCGTATGTCTTTGTTGGCATGGCAGGTCTTACATGCCCGGGTTCTTTCTGAGGATTTATTGCAAAGGAGGGGTATTGCTCTTGCTTCTAGATGTGGTCTTTGTTGCAAGAATGTGGAGTCTGTTGAGCATATTTTTTTGAATTGCTCCTTTGCTTTAGCAATATGGCTTTTTTTGTTGCATAATTTTGAATTGGGTGCTTTGCCCAGTTCACTATTAAATGTCTACAATTGTGGTCTTCATGCTGGACGTAGTGCTCAACTAAAGGAGTTATGGATGGTGGCTTTTACTACTGCTCTATGGTTCATATGGAATTCTAGAAACAAGGTCAGATTTGACGGTGTAGTGGTTCATGCAACTAATGTGTCTGGGATGATTGTTGGGCATATTCAAGCTTCTAGTCGCCTTGTTACTGGAGTAATGCATAACTCAATTCTTGATCTTCGAGTGTTGAAGTGTTTTGGGGCTAGTTGTAATCCTCGCAGTGCTCCTAGAGTTTTTGAGGTTATTTGGCGCCCTCCTCCTTCTGGATGGGTTAAGGTTAACACTAATGGGGCTTGGAGAAGAGGTTTAGGTGTGGGAGGCTATGGTGGTGTTTTCAGGAATGATCAAGGGTGTTTTATTTGagccttctcttcttctcttgatATTCCTAGCTCAGTTGCAGCAGAGGTAATGGCGGTTATTAAGGCAATTGAGCTTGCTTGGGTGAGAGATTGGAATTATGTTTGGTTAGAGGTGGATTCTCAAATTGTGCTAGACCTTCTTCGTTCTCCCATGTTAGCTCCTTGGCAGCTTCGTGTGCAGTGGAAAAATTGTCTGCACCGGATTTCAATGATGCACTTTCGCTCCTCACATATTTATCGGGAAGGAAATCAAGTAGCCGATGCCCTTGCAGGTTTTGGCACATCATCTTCTGGTCTGACTTAGTGGGACACGCCCCCGGATTTTGTTTATTCACTTTATAATAGAGATAGGTCTGGACCTCCTAATTTTCGTTTTCGATAGTTTGGGTTTCACTTTTTGTATGAGAGGTTTTGGTGTTTGTACCCCTctcttttttatcttcttcaatAAATAACCTCGTTCTtacggaaaaaagaaaagaaaaaagaaggagaatCTCTCCAATAGCAAACAGAAACGAGAATGAATAAATCTAGAGTGGACTTCTCATATACACACGTGGCAGTTCGGCGCCACATTCCTCCAGAAGTCTTGCTTACGACACGTCACCAAACGCAACGGTGAAAATCAAACTCTACGGTTTTGGGCGTCAGTGTCACACCAGTGGTGGCAGAGCTCGGCCATTACAGCAGCACCTCACAATTCCAAACCCCCCCAAATAACAACACAACACTTTGGATTATCCAAACCCCCAAATTAGGGCTTCTACCTCCAATCCCTAACTTCCTGGTCCAGAAATCAGGTTTGGGaatgagagaaacaaaaagCCAACAACTTTGAATCCCTGCTCTTCCTTCAATTCGAGACAAAGGGTATGCTTTACTTGACGTGAATTTTACTTTACAGCAATGGAAGCCCACCTAATTTTCTAGGGTATTAGTTTGGTTTTCTCTGGATTGAGttgtattggggatttgggtgaAGAAGATGGCCTCTGCTCAGGGCCTTGCTTCGTTGACCCAGACGTGTTTTGCAGTTAAACGGTACCGTTTTAGCGGTTCAAAGGGGTTTTCAGCAAATTCTTGTGCTAGGGTTTGTTCTGTAATCTGCAAACGGCAGAATACCAACTTTGTGGTTGTGAAATCGAGTAAAGTTCGTGACTTTAGGATTTTTAAATCGGTTCAGTTGGACCAGTTTGTGACTAGTGACGATGAGGATGAGATGGGTGAGAGTTTCTTTGAGGCAATTGAGGAGTTAGAGAGGATGAGAAGGGAGCCGTCTGATGTTCTTGAGGAAATGAATGACCGGTTATCGGCGAGAGAGCTACAGCTTGTGTTGGTGTATTTTTCGCAGGAGGGTAGGGACTCGTGGTGTGCACTTGAGGTGTTTGAGTGGCTCCGGAAGGAGAACCGGGTCGATAAGGAGACCATGGAGCTTATGGTTTCGATAATGTGTGGTTGGTTGAAGAGGTTGATTGAGGAGGGGAATGATGTCGCTGATGTGATTGACCTTCTGGTGGATGTGGATTGTGTTGGTTTGAAGCCGAGTTTTAGCATGATGGAGAAGGTGATTTCGTTGTATTGGGAGATGGGGGAGAAGGAGAATGCGGTTTTGTTTGTGAAAGAAGTGTTGAAACGCGGGATTGTGTATTCTGAGGAGGATGATAGAGATGGACATAAAGGAGGACCAACTGGGTATCTTGCTTGGAAGATGATGGTGAGTGTTTTGTTTACTGTTTCTCATATAATGCTGTTCCGTTGTTAGTAGTATTGTTCTTCACTTGTGAATTTAGATGCTGCTGAGTTTACCTTGTGCACGTCTTTAGGTTGAGCTTGTTTCGGATTTGATGCTGAATCATTAGGATAAATCTGAGTGCTTTTCTTGTTCCTGGATTATACAGATCAAAGGTTTGATACTTATGTCCAGTCGACTGTCAAGTGTTATACAgttcaaaacataaataattagtAGAAACGAAGTCGTTGGCATTAGTGTGGTTTGCAAAGTTTGTCAATTGCTTCACAATTCCTTAGCACATTTaccattttctcttgtagtgccAATTTGTTATTAACTTATACAGTTCAAATGGTTAATGTTTAGACTGTCCATTTGCTATACGCCGCTGGTTGATTTCAATGGCCCGTAATTATTATATGAATTGATAATGAATGCTGTTAGTTGATATACTACTAAAACACATATCGGTAGAGAGAAAGTTGTTTGCTTTAGTTTACTTTATGATGTTTATCGAGTCTTGTAACATTACTTAGCACAGTTAGCATTGAGTTTCGTATTCTGTTTTTCATGTTAATCTGTTTAACACATGTGGGACAGTCTATATAGTTGTCAAAGGTATGTCAATGAACCTATTAAATATGCTTCTGCAGGTTGACGGTAACTATAGGGATTCAGTGAAGTTTGTAATTCAACTAAGAGAATCTGGGTTGAAGCCAGAGGTTTACAGCTACCTCATTGCAATGACAGCTGTGGTTAAAGAACTAAATGAGCTTGGGAAAGCTTTACGCAAGTTGAAAGCTCTTACAAGGGCTGGGCTAGTGGCTGAGTTTGATTCAGAAGATGTTGGGCTAATTGAGAAGTATCAGTCAGATCTTCTAGCTGATGGATTACAATTGTCTAATTGGGTGATTCAAGAGGGAAGTTCTTCACTCTGTGGGGTGGTTCATGAGAGGCTTCTGGCTATGTATATCTGTTCTGGACGTGGACTTGAGGCCGAAAGACAGTTGTGGGAAATGAAGCTTGTGGGTAAAGAGCCTGATGGGGACCTTTATGACATTGTTTTAGCCATCTGTGCTTCCCGCAAGGAAACCAGTGCCATTGCAAGGTTGCTTACTAGGACAGAGGTTAGCAGCTCTTTATGTAAGAAGAAAAGCCTCTCATGGCTGTTAAGAGGTTACATTAAAGGAGGACATTTTGATGATGCTGCAGAAACAGTAATTAAAATGCTTGATTTGGGTTTGTTCCCTGAGTATTTGGATAGAGCAGCTGTGTTGCATGGACTACGGAAAAGGATTCAACAGTCTGGTACTGTAGATACTTATCTCAAACTTTGCAAGCACCTTTCAGATGCCAATTTGATTGAATCCTGTCTCGTATATCTGTATATAAAGAAACATAAGCTCTGGATCATAAAGACGGTCTAGAGAATTGGCAAGAAGTTAACAGATTTGGTGAATATTGAAGTATAGTCTTGTGGGTCAATATTTATAGCACAAGCACCTATAGTCGTGGTGCTTTTTACATGTTGATTTTGTATAGTTATGGGAGGCCTCAAGCTTTGACCTGGTCAAAACCTAGAGGCCGATAAACTGCGATGTCTAAAAGTCGTTCTTGAGTATATATTGTTCTTGGGGATCTTTCACTTGTGTATATGGTGGCTGCTGTAAACATAATAATGAAGCTTCAACACTGTAATTAAGTAGACTTCGTATATATGCTACAGGTATGTTTGCAGCGGGCACTTCGGCTTATTTTGCTTTTACATTTTCATCTTTCTCATGAATCTGTGTCCCTGACTTACAGTTTTATCATGAAATTGCATTGTCAATAATGTGCATCACACTTCTATTCTTAGGATTGATGATTCCCTGtaagaaggaagaaaaactcTGTGGTATTAATGTTCCTTTTCTTGCACACATCGTCGGTATGTCTATAATAGCATAAAATCTGTGTCAGTGTGTTTGTATGTGCTTCTATGCATGACTGAACAGATCATAGCTATCCTGGAGCCAGAGTTATGACTAAGACCATTTAACCTCCACTAACAACAACTAGTATTATTTGTAGTTCGTCTGATTTCAACAATTCAAGTCGTGTTTTGTTTTAATGAAAGATTACAACTTTATTATGTTTTTCTGTATTCAATCAAATGTTGGACTCGGAGAGGATATTTCTTTTAGAAAAATAGAATGGTTGGTTTGCTTCCTTATTGGGCTGGCCTCTTTATCTTATTTAGATTAGAAAATGCACGACTTTTTCAATAGCAATACATCTCCTGGATTGAGTTATTGGTGCTGGTACTGCTTTATTTCCCATTCTTTCTCTAATTGTTGTCTTTACAGTCACCCACTTTAATCgtttcttattaaaaaaaaatttatcaggAATCTCATTGGGTGGGTGCCATCTAATCCATCTTCACGTGTAAATTATGTGATTGTCTTATGACTAAATAATTATAAGTACTCTGTAATGCAGTTGATAGGGGAGCGGTGTAGCTGGATAGCTTATGTATGTGTGGTGTGTAATCTAAAGATGTCTAATGCTATCTCTATCTTCTTTGAACCACATATGTTTTCAAGTTAATCTGAAATCATTTAGTTCTATAGCCATCATATTTGACCTTATTGCATTGATTCTGAGACAGCATGACCCAGTATATTGTGGAGCATAGACCAGTAACAAGTCTGAGAACCAAAATGGACTCGGGAAGGTTTTGTTTCTGGGACATGCCGTCATCTCACAAAGAGGTTCTGTGGATGAAAAGAAGAGTAGGAATGAGTGTTGCTTTTGTGTTAGAACTTTGCTTCTCACTGTTGTCCAAGCCATGGCAACCGTTGGTGTGCATAAAATATGTTGGTAAATATCAAGGACAGTCCTCGATTCAAGAAAAGCGGTTCATCAATTCGAGAGTCGAGGACTGTTCTGAATATTTGCCTCAGAAATTTATGTATGTGGGTCCTTAATATTGGCCTCAGAAATTTATGTATAGCTGTTTCACAACAGAACTACCTATGATATGGGCAAGAGTCCTTGCTTCATAGATACACAACTTCATCACAGCTTTGTATTGCCAAAGCAAGTTTGTATGCATCAAACGGGTTGAGCAGACAACATATAGCAGCAGTCTAGTGATTTACACGTTGGTGCAAATTTGCTTGCTGTCAAGGACCGACGAGAAACAAAGCTGCTTCAGAATCCTCACATGGATTGTGTTGTAGGCACGTGATCATAATTTCTTGGCTCTTTGCTATGATACATTTTTGTGGCCTGATTGAGATAAATTATTCCCACCATTGCAGTTTCTGTTCTGCTGCTTTGTTATATATTCTATGAAAAGCTTCCAAGTTGCAGTGATGTCACAGACATTACATTATAGAGATGCTCACCCAACTTCTCAATAGTTTATGTCAGACAATATTTTAGGTTTGCAGAAGAAAGACCACCATACAGGCATAAGCTTGGTATAAATTAAGATGGGCAGAGAAGGTATACTTAAATCTATTGTCTTCCTAACCCATTTGGTAATTTGGGTCTCCGAGGCCCTCGCTTTATTTATTAGTTCATTATCTAACTCCTTATTTATTCGTTTTGAACTAATTTATAGGATCATCTTTGATTTAAACATTTAACCGCAATGTCTAATTTATAATCTAATTCGCTTAATTTATAATCTAATTCGATATACATAGTAACATAGACATATTTTAGTGAGAAGTAGCCGGATTTTTATCATAAAATTAGAACTTTCTTAAATATAAGTAGGTACCCAATTTCTCTCAACTGGTCGGAAAAGAAAGTTGCCCAAGAATCCTTTTTGGTGTAAGATGGGACACATTAACGTTTGAAGTTACTTTTGTTTACAAGCGCACTCTATGATGCTATATACCTTTGCTTAACTAGCAATTTCTCTTGAATCCACATCTTGTAGTcgcataattaattaattagcagTTAAGCTGAAGATAAGCTAAATTGAAATTAACCGGTTGACCAACTCTCTTGGATTGCCccatttttaattttgaaaaccaCGTGGCAGAGTTGGAGTGGGTGATAATGGTTCGGGCACTGAACTGACTCCAAGAAAAACTTCCTTACTTTGGAGCTAGCCACCTAAACGACTAAACCTTTCAGAGTTTCGGGTTCACCAAAGTCCCCTTTGACATCCAACACAGAGTGACGAAGTTGGAGACAACACAGAGAAAAAGCTTAGCAATTTTCTTATAGAACATATCCCATGAAAGAAAAGAGCAAACCCAAAACCAGTGACCATTTTCTTTCAGCTTTCTTCTTGACAGACAAAGACCACCTTGGTATGTGAAACTTTCGAGCTTTAACACCTCTCTTTCAAAACCCAACATTTTAAGTGTTCTGGGTTTGTGAAAGTTTCGAGCTTTACCGCCTCACTTTCAAAACCAAACATTTTCAGTGTTCTGGGCTTGGGAAAGTTTCAAGCTTTAGAGTCGTATTATCTGTTAGTGCATATATGCAGAAGATATATTGTCATTTAGATATGCGTGCTCTTAAGTTTCTAGAACGATTCACAAGCACCCAAGTCCATGCTTTGAATCCAGTAGAAACCTCAACTGGTAAAACCCATGGTGGTGTTTCAAGAGCTAAGCTCAACAGTCAACTACTCAAGTCTTTTGGGTCAAACTCAAAGCTCAAATCTTTCAACTCTTCAGTGTCAGTCACTGaagctcttcttcttcctcatggACTCCCTAATACAGACCTCATTGAACCCTCCATAGAGCCCCACCTCAAACCCATTGACTTTGTTGAGATCTTAGCTGACCTCTATCGGCGGTTAGAGAGTTGTGAATCTCAGTCTGATAGATCATTGTTGTTTGTGGAGCAGTACTCTCTCTTGCGCAGCCTTGGCGACCCCAAATTGCTTCGGAGGTGCTTACGAGCTGCTAGACAGAATGCTGTTGATGTCAACACTAAGGTTGTGCTTTCAGCTTGGTTGAGGTTTGAGAGGAGAGAAGATGAGCTTTCAGGTATGTCAGCTATGGATTGTGGAGGACAAGTTCTTGAGTGTCCTAAGATTGCTTTGGAATATGGGTTtgatccaaatttaatttctacTCATTGCCATTGTGATCAAGATCAAACTAAAGCAATTGATGTGCCTAGTTTCAATGAGAATGAGTGTGTGGGTTTAGAGCAGGAGGAAAGTGATGTTACATTTTGTATTGGCAATGAAGAAATCAATTGTGTTAGGGGTAAGATTGCGATGCTATCTAGTCCACTTAAGGCTATGTTGTATGGCAGTTTTAAAGAGTCGAGGAAGGGTAGAAtagatttttcagaaaatggGATATCTGTTAAGGGAATGAGAGCTGTGGAAGTGTATAGTAGGACTAGGAGGTTGGCTTTGTTTGGTCCTGGTGTTGTTGCGGAGCTACTTTGTTTTGCAAATAGGTTCTGTTGTGAGGAGATGAAGTCTGCCTGTGACGCTTATCTAGCTTCGATGGTTGATAACATTGATGATGCGCTGGTTCTTATTGAATATGGTTTGGAGGAGATGGCATATCTTCTTGTTGCTGCTTGCTTGCAGGTATTGTTAAGAGAGTTCCCGAATTCCTTGTACAATCCGAAGGTGATGAAGTTTCTTTGTAGCTCCAAGACTAGGGAGAGATTGGCTATGACCGGGCATGGTTCTTTCTTATTGTATTACTTTCTAAGCCATGTGGCTATGGAGGAAAGTATGGTATCAACTTCCACTGTGATGTTGTTGGAGAGGTTAGAAGAATTTGCAACCCAGAAGTGGCAGAAAACACTAGCATTGCATCAACTGGGTTGTGTTTTGCTTGAAAGAAGAGAGTTTAAGGATGCACAATATCGTTTCCTGGCTGCAGTTGAGGCGGGTCATGTCTATTCAGTGGCCGGTGTTGCAAGGACCAAGTACAAGCAGGGGCAACAGTATTCAGCCTATACACTGATGAGCTCTATTATCTCTGAGTATAAGCCAGCAGGGTGGATGTACCAGGAACGCTCCCTCTACAATATTGGGAAGGAAAAGATTTCAGATTTGAGCACTGCAACTGAACTAGATCCCGTTCTTTCATTTCCATATAAATATAGAGCTATTGCAAAGATGGAGGAGAAGCAAATTAGTGGAGCCATTATTGAGATTGACAAAACTATTAGGTTTAAGCTCTCACCTGACTGCATTGAATTACGGGCTTGGTTCTTCCTCGCTCTTGCAGATTATGAAAGTGCTCTGAGAGATATTCGTGTTTTATTAACTTTAGAACCGAATTATATGATGTTTCATGGGAAGACTAGGGGGGATTACTTGgttgaggttcttagccatcgGGTTAAGCAAATGACCGAGGCTGATTGCTGGATGCATCTATATGATCAATGGTCTTCTGTTGATGACATTGGTTCTTTGGCTATCATACATCAAATGCTAAGGAACGACCCTGGAAAGAGCCTCCTACTGTTTCGGCAATCTCTACTTCTTTTACGGTATGTTTTTCCCATCATAGCTACGGATTTCTGTGCTATCCAACTGCAATGTTTGTGATGTGTATTTTCCGACATCTTGCTTCTGTAATATTACATCACATAATCATGATATCTGGATTCTTTGGGAACCTAATTTGACTGAAATATGGTTTATTGGTGGAATTTACAATTGTTCTTATCATATCATATCAAATCAGCCCCACTTTTGTGTCACTTCTACCAAACTGCATGTCAGTATAATGAATTGTTACATACTGTGCCATTAATCAGGTGAAATGTGCTGCTGGTATTTTGAATTAAACCTTTTCAATAATATGTGTATTTCAGGTTGAACTGTCAGAAGGCTGCAATGCGCAGTTTGCGGTTGGCTAGAAATAATTCTAGCTCTGACCATGAGAGGCTAGTCTATGAAGGATGGATTTTATATGACACAGGAAATCGTGAACAAGCACTCTCAAAGGCTGAAAAGTCCATTCACACTCGGAGGTCATTTGAAGCTTTTTTCCTCAAAGCATATGTATTGGCAGATACTAGCCTGGACCCTGAATCTTCATCTCATGTTATTCAACTGCTAGAGGAAGCTCTTAAATGCCCATCAGATGGTCTTCGAAAAGGACAGGTGAGAATCATCCACGCTTTTGTCCTTCATCATTGTACCTTGATGTACTTGTTTGAAATGTTATTCTGATATTTTTGCAGGCATTAAATAACTTGGGGAGTATATATGTTGATTGTGGTAAGCTTGAGGAGGCAGCAAACAGCTACTTGAGTGCTCTTGACATCAAGCATACAAGAGCTCACCAAGGATTGGCACGCGTTTATCATCTTAAAAATCAACGAAAAGCCGCATATGAGGAGATGACCAAGCTAATAGAAAAGGCACAAAATAATGCATCAGCTTACGAGAAGCGATCAGAGTACTGTGATCCTGAGATGGCTAAGAAAGATCTCGATATGGCAACAAATTTGGATCCATTGAGAACATATCCATACAGATACAGGGCAGCAGGTAATCTTTCTGACCCTGGACATTATATTTGCCTTGTTGCTGCATCTATTCTCTAGTAAGTAGTTGCAGAACTAAAAACTTGTATCAGAAAACATCCATCTAGCAATCTTGGTGCCAAGAACATGAAGCATATTTCAATTTGTTTTAGATTAGAGTGCAAGTGCACTCCGGTTCACCTGACATAGAATCTAGTAGAGTAATAAAGAAACAAGGAAGGGTTTTATAAAAACCAAGTAGGAGATAAAATACAGAACAAGAGCATGGAATTGGGCCTTAGGTAAAGTTAGTAAGGAAAGGTCTTGTACTAATTTATGCAATACCATGACACCAGTGCTGATGGATGAACAAAAAGAATCGGAAGCTGTAGAAGAGCTTACAAAGGCCATAGCCTTCAAGCCTGACTTGCAAATGCTTCATCTTCGAGCTGCGTTTCATGAGTCAAGTGGAGACCTCAGCTCTGCCCTACAAGATTGTCAAGCAGCTCTCTGCATGGACCCCAACCACACAGATACCCTTGATCTCTATAATAGAGCACGGGACTGAACTAATTTAATTGGTATAAATTGCTTCTCATGAGTTCGGTGTGCGGGAGACTTCATCTTCAGTGATACCACGACTCAATTGTTTGAAAAAACTTTCCTCGGAATCATGATAGTCCATCTGCAAACTCACCTGGCAAAAGAGGAAAAGTCGACCAAGGGACTTCTATGTATATAAGGCATTGTGGATAGATGATTGTTGGTTGAACAGAAAGCATTGagcagccttttttttttctcaagcaaTCTAGCAAAGATGGCTgcggaagaaaaaaattaaagcaaTTGCTAGGAGCATATATTACAGATTAGAATTCCCTGCTGtaaatttctctttttgttaAATCCTTATACCTTGAGATGCGTCTCTGGGTGAGAAAAAGGATCTCTTCTTCCGTTGTACATAGACAAAGTTGTGAGGACATCCAAATATCTCAATTATTGCAATATAATTCAGATTTTGTTCAACACATGGAGAAAGCAGTTCTAATACCAAAAGAAAGGAGggattttgtttctttcaggcaatttatttttggagattttttttctttctaatctGTTTTTCTGTTTACCAAAGGCAGCAGACCCAAGACCATATTTGCCAACAGAAATGAAAGTCATGAAACTATAGAAAACTCTATAAATCAGGAATTCATACAGAAGCCTCTAGAAGCTATTattcaaaaaatcaaaatttatttatctgaGAAGTTATAATTTCGTGTAAGAAGCAGAAAAAGCTCACTTTCTCAATACAATCGTTATTTACAATTCATCTCTTCTAACTTACATTAGAACACCACACAATCAGATCTATCCTACATGCACCCCACTGCTATAATGAATAACAGAACCAGGTAAAAGAATAACGTGCACACAATTAATAAAGAAATggacaataaaaataaatagattTTTATGATCAGTTTCCTTCTGAAAGAATTTCAAGTTCTGCCCACCAAAGAGGTGATAACTTCGGTGTGGCTCGATCTGGCTCCATGGCTGTGATTTCTTTTAACCTAGCTGTGATCTCTGTCATCTTTGGTCTTTGTTTCGGGTCAGGATGGACACAATCTGTTACCACTTGAAACAGTTTTTCCAGCTCTTCTTCTTGGTAAGATTCTAAGATAGGATCCACCATTTCTCCCAATGGTTTCTCCCCTCTTAGATAGTGTGATGCCCAGTCCACAAGAGAACCCTCTTCCACGGAGTATGGAATTCTACCGGTGAACATTTCAAACAATATTACACCAAAGCTGTAGACATTGCTTTCTGGACTTGCAGATGGGACTTCCATAAGCTCTTTGTCAGCTGATCTTGTCTTTGCTGCAGTTCCTTCATTCCAGAAGCTGAAATCTGATATTTTGGCTGCATAGTCTTCGGTCAGGTATATAGAAGCTGATTGCAAGTTCTTCTGGAGTATTGGTGGAGTCATTTGGTGCATATACTCTAGACAGTATGCCATACCCATGGCTACTCGTACTCTCATTCCCCAGTCCAAGTGTTCTGCTTCTTTTACTGCAAGACATGTTCAAAATTAATATACTGTacgaacaaaaactactgtgaAAGATACTACAAATTTCATTGTATACTCACTATGTAGATGCTCAAAAAGTGTTCCATTTGGAGCATATTCAAAAACCATCATTCTTGTGAATGGTTTCTCTTCTTCACAATACCCAATTAGGTTTACAAAGTTCTTGTGGTTCACCTTGGATAATGTTTCTATCTGCAAAAGAAAAGTATATCAATGGGAGTGAGCAATTAGGAACTGTTAGCGTACTCTTGTAGTAAAGGACGCATCAATACTCGTATCAATCTTTACACTATACCTTCTTTCTGAACTGAGCCTCCAGATGTTTAGACCAGTCTCCAGCAGATGTTGATGTTATACATGTTACAGCGATTTCAACCCCACTTGAAAGAGTTCCCTTATAAATGTTACCATCCGAAAAGCATCCAATTATATTACTGAAATCTTCACAAGCAGCCACAAGTTCTGATCGGTTGAGTTTTGGTACACCTGAAACACATTTCATCAAGTTGAGTACAGAAACATGTAAGAAATTGAAGTGGAAATTAGAAACTTTTCCCATGTCTTCATCAAGAAAACCAAACTAGATTTAAAGgacaaataaaataatttttgagcCAATAGTTAGATCCAGCAATAGAGTAAAATGTTTTCCTAAAATACAAACTGTCCCAAGGCTACATCAACATGAAGGT
It encodes:
- the LOC112164095 gene encoding uncharacterized protein LOC112164095, translated to MVDDLNGTVADFISNGAWNLPPLLQLHFPGLCDLIEQVPIASDPLAIDELIWSAASSGNLTTKDSFQFLRPHAPSASWSKSIWSKFITPRMSLLAWQVLHARVLSEDLLQRRGIALASRCGLCCKNVESVEHIFLNCSFALAIWLFLLHNFELGALPSSLLNVYNCGLHAGRSAQLKELWMVAFTTALWFIWNSRNKVRFDGVVVHATNVSGMIVGHIQASSRLVTGVMHNSILDLRVLKCFGASCNPRSAPRVFEVIWRPPPSGWVKVNTNGAWRRGLGVGGYGGVFRNDQGCFI
- the LOC112165556 gene encoding pentatricopeptide repeat-containing protein At2g30100, chloroplastic; protein product: MASAQGLASLTQTCFAVKRYRFSGSKGFSANSCARVCSVICKRQNTNFVVVKSSKVRDFRIFKSVQLDQFVTSDDEDEMGESFFEAIEELERMRREPSDVLEEMNDRLSARELQLVLVYFSQEGRDSWCALEVFEWLRKENRVDKETMELMVSIMCGWLKRLIEEGNDVADVIDLLVDVDCVGLKPSFSMMEKVISLYWEMGEKENAVLFVKEVLKRGIVYSEEDDRDGHKGGPTGYLAWKMMVDGNYRDSVKFVIQLRESGLKPEVYSYLIAMTAVVKELNELGKALRKLKALTRAGLVAEFDSEDVGLIEKYQSDLLADGLQLSNWVIQEGSSSLCGVVHERLLAMYICSGRGLEAERQLWEMKLVGKEPDGDLYDIVLAICASRKETSAIARLLTRTEVSSSLCKKKSLSWLLRGYIKGGHFDDAAETVIKMLDLGLFPEYLDRAAVLHGLRKRIQQSGTVDTYLKLCKHLSDANLIESCLVYLYIKKHKLWIIKTV
- the LOC112202353 gene encoding ethylene-overproduction protein 1, with amino-acid sequence MQKIYCHLDMRALKFLERFTSTQVHALNPVETSTGKTHGGVSRAKLNSQLLKSFGSNSKLKSFNSSVSVTEALLLPHGLPNTDLIEPSIEPHLKPIDFVEILADLYRRLESCESQSDRSLLFVEQYSLLRSLGDPKLLRRCLRAARQNAVDVNTKVVLSAWLRFERREDELSGMSAMDCGGQVLECPKIALEYGFDPNLISTHCHCDQDQTKAIDVPSFNENECVGLEQEESDVTFCIGNEEINCVRGKIAMLSSPLKAMLYGSFKESRKGRIDFSENGISVKGMRAVEVYSRTRRLALFGPGVVAELLCFANRFCCEEMKSACDAYLASMVDNIDDALVLIEYGLEEMAYLLVAACLQVLLREFPNSLYNPKVMKFLCSSKTRERLAMTGHGSFLLYYFLSHVAMEESMVSTSTVMLLERLEEFATQKWQKTLALHQLGCVLLERREFKDAQYRFLAAVEAGHVYSVAGVARTKYKQGQQYSAYTLMSSIISEYKPAGWMYQERSLYNIGKEKISDLSTATELDPVLSFPYKYRAIAKMEEKQISGAIIEIDKTIRFKLSPDCIELRAWFFLALADYESALRDIRVLLTLEPNYMMFHGKTRGDYLVEVLSHRVKQMTEADCWMHLYDQWSSVDDIGSLAIIHQMLRNDPGKSLLLFRQSLLLLRLNCQKAAMRSLRLARNNSSSDHERLVYEGWILYDTGNREQALSKAEKSIHTRRSFEAFFLKAYVLADTSLDPESSSHVIQLLEEALKCPSDGLRKGQALNNLGSIYVDCGKLEEAANSYLSALDIKHTRAHQGLARVYHLKNQRKAAYEEMTKLIEKAQNNASAYEKRSEYCDPEMAKKDLDMATNLDPLRTYPYRYRAAVLMDEQKESEAVEELTKAIAFKPDLQMLHLRAAFHESSGDLSSALQDCQAALCMDPNHTDTLDLYNRARD